One window from the genome of Chlamydiales bacterium encodes:
- a CDS encoding ketoacyl-ACP synthase III, translating into MPDHTSQRVARIIGVGSYLPEKILTNADLEKMVETSDEWIVTRTGIKERRIARSDEFTSDMGVAAAEDALKNAHLDSKEIDLIIFATLTPDYIFPSTAALLQKHLGATHAAAFDVQAACTGYIYGLSIAKAFIESGIYKNILLVAAEKLSSIVNYKDRNTCVLFGDGAAAAVISDKGEGFAIRHTTLGADGEQASLLMLPAGGSRNPASKESVEEGLHYILMEGKEVFKHAVRRMESAAEECIAKSCVQESDITWFVPHQANLRIIEALAKRFSFPSDRVYKTLQKYGNTSASSVGIALHELLKEHEIKEGENLLLAAFGAGLTWGATILSKITK; encoded by the coding sequence ATGCCAGATCATACATCACAGCGCGTAGCGCGCATCATTGGCGTTGGATCTTATCTGCCAGAAAAAATTTTAACCAATGCCGATTTGGAAAAAATGGTGGAGACATCCGATGAATGGATCGTCACAAGAACAGGTATAAAAGAAAGACGTATTGCAAGGTCTGATGAGTTCACCTCCGATATGGGAGTTGCTGCAGCAGAAGACGCTCTGAAAAATGCCCATCTTGATTCTAAAGAAATCGATTTAATTATCTTTGCAACACTCACACCCGATTACATTTTTCCAAGCACAGCAGCTCTTTTACAAAAGCATTTAGGGGCAACGCATGCTGCAGCCTTCGATGTACAGGCAGCATGTACGGGTTATATCTATGGTCTTTCAATTGCTAAGGCATTTATTGAGTCTGGAATTTATAAAAATATTTTACTTGTTGCTGCTGAAAAGCTCTCTTCTATTGTCAATTATAAAGATCGAAACACCTGTGTCTTATTTGGTGATGGAGCTGCGGCTGCTGTTATTAGCGACAAGGGAGAAGGGTTTGCAATTCGTCATACAACTCTTGGAGCAGATGGTGAGCAGGCATCTTTGCTTATGCTTCCAGCGGGTGGTTCTAGAAATCCTGCCTCCAAAGAAAGCGTAGAAGAGGGTTTACACTATATTCTCATGGAAGGAAAAGAGGTCTTTAAGCACGCTGTACGACGCATGGAAAGTGCTGCTGAGGAGTGTATTGCCAAGTCTTGCGTTCAAGAGAGTGATATTACATGGTTTGTTCCTCATCAAGCAAATTTACGCATCATTGAAGCTCTTGCTAAGCGTTTTTCTTTTCCCAGTGACAGGGTTTATAAAACATTGCAGAAATATGGAAATACGTCTGCCTCTTCTGTTGGTATTGCACTACATGAACTTTTAAAAGAGCATGAAATTAAAGAGGGTGAAAATTTGCTTCTTGCTGCATTTGGTGCAGGACTTACCTGGGGTGCTACTATTTTATCAAAAATTACAAAATAG